A single genomic interval of Streptomyces sp. NBC_00663 harbors:
- a CDS encoding MFS transporter, translating to MATTTPAGVRAHAKHGGGAGHPADTPMTHRQIMEALSGLLLGMFVAILSSTIVSNALPEIIGDLGGGQSAYTWVVTAALLSMTASTPLWGKLADLYSKKALVQIALIIYVLGSAAAGLSQNAGMLITFRVVQGIGVGGLSALAQIVMAAMISPRERGRYSGYLGATFAVATVGGPLLGGVITDTSWLGWRWCFYVGVPFAVIALIVLQKTLHLPVVKRNVKVDWAGAFFVAAAVSLLLVWVTFAGDKYEWLSWQTYAMVGGSIALALIFVLVESKASEPLIPLRLFKNRTITLSSIASMFVGTAMFSGTVFFAQYFQLARDESPTMSGVLTIPMIAGLFVSSTVSGQFITRTGRWKAWLVSGGVLITAGLGLLSTIRYDTDYWKTAIFMALLGLGIGMMMQNLVLCTQNQVEPKDLGSASSTVTFFRSLGGAMGVSVLGAVMANKITDYVKDGLTDLGPKYASAASGSSGSSEIPDMDALPAPLRTVMESAYGHGIADVFLIAAALAAIAFLITLFIKEVPLRTKGAMAQEAAPAAEEAPAVAAEETATEAASEERVPSWAAATSETRPAPADGTQRLAAVATLDAPTASTGGGIPVRGFVRGAESAPVPQAAVTLISLAGRQLGRSVTQADGSYGVEAPSVGSYVLIASADGFQPQASTVVVGGEPVAYDILLSGTSGLTGVVRASDSALPVKDAMVIVTDVRGDLLATGTTGEQGEFGFAELVPGAVTVAVNAAGYRPRALPVEVGGTGVTRVEVELESGAQVQGVVRAPHGPLADARVTLVDAAGNVVGTATTGSDGAYAFTDLDGGDYTVIATGYPPVATALTVAGRGADGHDIELAHPGE from the coding sequence ATGGCAACGACCACACCAGCCGGTGTGCGGGCTCACGCCAAGCACGGGGGAGGCGCCGGGCACCCGGCGGACACCCCGATGACCCACCGGCAGATCATGGAGGCGCTCTCCGGGCTGCTGCTCGGGATGTTCGTGGCGATCCTGTCGTCCACGATCGTCTCGAACGCCCTCCCGGAGATCATCGGCGACCTCGGCGGCGGCCAGTCCGCCTACACCTGGGTCGTCACCGCCGCCCTGCTGTCGATGACGGCCTCCACCCCCCTGTGGGGCAAGCTCGCCGACCTCTACAGCAAGAAGGCGCTCGTCCAGATAGCGCTGATCATCTACGTGCTGGGATCGGCCGCGGCCGGCCTCTCCCAGAACGCCGGCATGCTCATCACCTTCCGGGTGGTCCAGGGCATCGGCGTCGGCGGTCTCTCCGCCCTCGCGCAGATCGTGATGGCGGCGATGATCTCCCCGCGTGAGCGCGGCCGTTACTCCGGCTACCTCGGCGCGACCTTCGCCGTCGCCACCGTCGGCGGCCCGCTGCTCGGCGGTGTCATCACCGACACCTCCTGGCTGGGCTGGCGCTGGTGCTTCTACGTCGGTGTGCCCTTCGCCGTGATCGCGCTGATCGTGCTCCAGAAGACCCTGCACCTGCCGGTCGTGAAGCGGAACGTGAAGGTCGACTGGGCCGGCGCATTCTTCGTCGCCGCCGCGGTCTCGCTGCTGCTGGTCTGGGTCACCTTCGCCGGTGACAAGTACGAGTGGCTGTCCTGGCAGACCTACGCCATGGTCGGCGGTTCGATCGCGCTCGCCCTGATCTTCGTGCTCGTCGAGTCGAAGGCCTCCGAGCCGCTCATCCCGCTGCGTCTGTTCAAGAACCGGACCATCACCCTCTCGTCCATCGCCTCGATGTTCGTCGGTACGGCGATGTTCTCCGGCACGGTCTTCTTCGCCCAGTACTTCCAGCTGGCCCGCGACGAGTCCCCGACCATGTCCGGTGTGCTGACGATCCCGATGATCGCCGGTCTGTTCGTCTCCTCCACGGTCTCCGGGCAGTTCATCACCCGTACAGGACGCTGGAAGGCGTGGCTGGTCAGCGGCGGTGTGCTCATCACGGCGGGCCTCGGTCTGCTGAGCACCATCCGCTACGACACGGACTACTGGAAGACCGCGATCTTCATGGCCCTGCTGGGTCTCGGCATCGGCATGATGATGCAGAACCTGGTGCTGTGCACGCAGAACCAGGTCGAGCCCAAGGACCTCGGTTCGGCGTCCTCCACGGTCACCTTCTTCCGGTCCCTCGGCGGTGCGATGGGCGTCTCGGTGCTCGGCGCCGTGATGGCCAACAAGATCACCGACTACGTCAAGGACGGCCTGACCGACCTCGGCCCCAAGTACGCCTCCGCCGCCTCCGGTTCGAGCGGCTCCAGCGAGATCCCGGACATGGACGCGCTGCCCGCGCCGCTGCGCACGGTCATGGAGAGCGCGTACGGCCACGGCATCGCGGACGTGTTCCTGATCGCGGCCGCCCTCGCGGCGATCGCCTTCCTGATCACGCTGTTCATCAAGGAGGTCCCGCTGCGGACCAAGGGCGCGATGGCGCAGGAGGCCGCTCCGGCCGCGGAAGAGGCCCCGGCTGTCGCGGCCGAGGAGACGGCCACCGAGGCGGCCTCCGAGGAGCGCGTCCCGAGCTGGGCCGCCGCCACCTCCGAGACGCGGCCCGCCCCGGCCGACGGCACACAGCGGCTCGCCGCCGTCGCCACTCTCGACGCCCCCACCGCCTCCACCGGCGGCGGCATCCCGGTCCGCGGCTTCGTCCGCGGCGCCGAGAGCGCGCCCGTCCCGCAGGCCGCGGTCACGCTGATCTCCCTCGCGGGACGGCAGCTGGGCCGGTCGGTGACCCAGGCCGACGGTTCGTACGGCGTGGAGGCGCCGAGTGTCGGGTCGTACGTCCTGATCGCCTCCGCGGACGGCTTCCAGCCGCAGGCGTCCACCGTCGTGGTGGGCGGCGAGCCGGTGGCGTACGACATCCTGCTCAGCGGCACGAGCGGGCTGACCGGGGTCGTGCGGGCCTCGGACAGCGCGCTGCCGGTGAAGGACGCCATGGTCATCGTGACCGACGTCCGCGGCGATCTGCTGGCCACCGGGACCACCGGTGAGCAGGGCGAGTTCGGCTTCGCCGAGCTGGTGCCGGGTGCCGTGACCGTCGCGGTGAACGCCGCCGGGTACCGGCCGCGCGCGCTGCCCGTCGAGGTCGGCGGCACGGGCGTCACCCGTGTCGAGGTCGAGCTGGAGTCGGGCGCCCAGGTCCAGGGCGTCGTACGAGCGCCGCACGGTCCGCTGGCCGACGCACGAGTGACCCTCGTGGACGCGGCGGGCAACGTCGTCGGCACCGCCACCACCGGGTCGGACGGGGCGTACGCCTTCACCGATCTGGACGGCGGCGACTACACGGTCATCGCGACGGGCTATCCGCCGGTCGCGACGGCCCTGACGGTGGCCGGCCGGGGAGCCGACGGCCACGACATAGAGCTCGCGCACCCCGGCGAGTGA
- a CDS encoding MarR family winged helix-turn-helix transcriptional regulator, which yields MAGQTQYEELMRQFSAFGAVKREMGRILPSDCPSGSAAVLTLLARHGDMRMSKLSELLAVDMSVTSRHAAHLAERGWIRRSLDPADKRGRILHLTPAGLVQLDELSERTCRMLAERLSDWSDDEVAQLSGLMARLRASFDDCRAAHPTSDDPTRTPASA from the coding sequence ATGGCCGGGCAGACGCAGTACGAGGAGCTGATGCGTCAGTTCAGTGCCTTCGGCGCCGTGAAACGGGAGATGGGACGGATCCTGCCGTCCGACTGCCCGAGCGGTTCCGCCGCCGTGCTGACCCTGCTCGCCCGTCACGGGGACATGCGCATGAGCAAGCTCTCGGAGCTGCTCGCCGTGGACATGTCGGTGACCAGCCGGCATGCGGCGCATCTCGCCGAGCGGGGCTGGATCCGGCGCTCCCTCGACCCGGCGGACAAGCGCGGCCGCATCCTGCATCTCACCCCGGCCGGCCTGGTCCAGCTGGACGAGTTGTCGGAGCGGACCTGCCGGATGCTCGCCGAGCGGCTCAGTGACTGGAGCGACGACGAGGTGGCCCAGCTGAGCGGCCTCATGGCCCGGCTCCGGGCCAGCTTCGACGACTGCCGCGCCGCCCACCCCACCTCTGACGATCCCACCCGTACACCCGCAAGCGCATAA
- a CDS encoding RNA polymerase sigma factor SigF, producing the protein MSAEQGSSKVLTLTKSEAAPALDDVTAVEAAPAPALPAPPAVSGAIDTRTLSRSLFLRLAALDENSPERVYVRDTLIELNLPLVRYAAARFRSRNEPMEDIVQVGTIGLIKAIDRFDCERGVEFPTFAMPTVVGEIKRFFRDTSWSVRVPRRLQELRLALTKASDELSQKLDRSPTVAELAAVLGVSEEDVVDGLAVGNAYTASSLDSPAPEDDGGEGSLADRLGYEDTALEGVEYRESLKPLLAKLPPRERQIIMLRFFANMTQSQIGEEVGISQMHVSRLLTRTLAQLREGLISD; encoded by the coding sequence ATGTCCGCAGAACAGGGCAGCTCCAAGGTGCTCACGCTCACGAAGAGCGAGGCTGCGCCCGCGCTCGACGACGTAACCGCTGTCGAGGCCGCGCCGGCCCCGGCCCTTCCGGCTCCCCCGGCTGTCTCCGGAGCCATCGACACCCGCACCCTGTCCCGCTCCCTCTTCCTGCGGCTCGCCGCACTCGACGAGAACAGCCCCGAGCGTGTCTACGTCCGGGACACCCTCATCGAGCTCAACCTCCCGCTCGTGCGGTACGCGGCAGCCCGCTTCCGCTCCCGCAACGAGCCGATGGAGGACATCGTCCAGGTCGGCACCATCGGCCTGATCAAGGCGATCGACCGCTTCGACTGCGAACGGGGCGTGGAGTTCCCGACGTTCGCGATGCCGACGGTCGTGGGCGAGATCAAGCGGTTCTTCCGCGACACCTCGTGGTCGGTGCGGGTCCCGCGCCGCCTCCAGGAACTGCGGCTGGCCCTCACCAAGGCCAGCGACGAGCTCTCGCAGAAGCTCGACCGCTCCCCGACCGTCGCCGAACTCGCCGCCGTACTGGGCGTGTCCGAGGAGGACGTCGTCGACGGCCTCGCGGTCGGCAACGCCTACACGGCCTCCTCGCTCGACTCCCCGGCCCCGGAGGACGACGGCGGCGAGGGCTCCCTCGCGGACCGCCTCGGCTACGAGGACACCGCCCTGGAGGGCGTCGAGTACCGCGAGTCCCTCAAGCCCCTGCTCGCCAAACTGCCGCCCCGCGAGCGGCAGATCATCATGCTGCGCTTCTTCGCCAACATGACCCAGTCGCAGATCGGCGAGGAGGTCGGCATCTCCCAGATGCACGTCTCCCGGCTGCTGACCCGGACCCTGGCGCAGCTCCGCGAGGGCCTCATCTCCGACTGA
- a CDS encoding RNA polymerase sigma factor SigF — translation MALTVSASTAPPQEEAPVQTSAPVQTPAPPAPQRSRGADTRALTQVLFGQLKELQPGTPEHNRVRGALIEANLPLVRYAAARFRSRNEPMEDVVQVGTIGLINAIDRFDPDRGVQFPTFAMPTVVGEIKRYFRDNVRTVHVPRRLHELWVQVNSATEDLTTAFGRTPTTAEIAERLRIGEDEVLSCIEAGRSYHATSLEAAQEGDGLPGLLDRLGYEDPALDGVEHRDLVRHLLVQLPEREQRILLLRYYSNLTQSQISAELGVSQMHVSRLLARSFQRLRSANRIEA, via the coding sequence GTGGCGTTGACCGTGTCGGCCAGTACTGCGCCACCCCAGGAAGAAGCGCCGGTCCAGACCTCGGCGCCCGTCCAGACCCCGGCACCACCCGCCCCCCAGCGCAGCCGCGGCGCCGACACCCGGGCGCTCACCCAGGTGCTCTTCGGCCAGCTCAAGGAGCTCCAGCCGGGCACACCGGAGCACAACCGGGTGCGCGGGGCACTCATCGAGGCCAATCTCCCGCTCGTGCGGTACGCGGCCGCCCGCTTCCGCTCCCGCAACGAGCCGATGGAGGATGTCGTCCAGGTCGGCACGATCGGGCTCATCAACGCCATCGACCGCTTCGACCCGGACCGCGGCGTGCAGTTCCCGACCTTCGCGATGCCGACGGTCGTCGGCGAGATCAAGCGGTACTTCCGGGACAACGTACGGACCGTGCACGTACCGCGCCGGCTCCACGAGCTGTGGGTGCAGGTCAACAGCGCGACGGAGGACCTGACGACGGCCTTCGGCCGCACCCCCACCACCGCCGAGATCGCCGAGCGGCTGCGCATCGGCGAGGACGAGGTGCTGTCCTGCATCGAGGCGGGGCGCTCGTACCACGCGACCTCGCTGGAGGCCGCCCAGGAGGGCGACGGACTGCCGGGCCTCCTCGACCGTCTCGGCTACGAGGACCCCGCCCTGGACGGCGTGGAGCACCGCGATCTCGTCCGGCATCTGCTGGTGCAACTGCCCGAGCGGGAACAGCGGATCCTGCTGCTGCGGTACTACAGCAATCTCACCCAGTCGCAGATCAGCGCGGAACTCGGCGTCTCCCAGATGCACGTTTCGCGGCTACTCGCGCGTAGCTTCCAGCGATTGCGGTCCGCGAACCGTATCGAGGCCTAG
- a CDS encoding Dabb family protein has translation MIRHLVLFKLNDGVERDDPRVVKGFEAFQALEGKIDEIRFWELGWNISDRPIAYDFAINSGFEDAEALRRYVEHPEHQAGVGLWKEFATWVIADYAY, from the coding sequence ATGATCCGCCATCTCGTCCTCTTCAAGCTCAACGACGGTGTGGAGCGCGACGACCCGCGGGTCGTGAAGGGCTTCGAGGCCTTCCAGGCGCTGGAGGGGAAGATCGACGAGATCCGGTTCTGGGAACTGGGCTGGAACATCAGCGACCGGCCCATCGCCTACGACTTCGCCATCAACTCGGGGTTCGAGGACGCGGAAGCGCTGCGCCGGTACGTGGAGCACCCGGAGCACCAGGCGGGGGTGGGGCTCTGGAAGGAGTTCGCGACCTGGGTGATCGCGGACTACGCGTACTGA
- a CDS encoding class I SAM-dependent methyltransferase produces the protein MNSLLLAVLGPIFGRPSGIPGLIGGAIMQRGNAEQEAWAVEQADLKPGDQVLEVGPGPGIGLALAAEAVAPGGRAIGVDPSATMRSMARQHCALHLATGHASIKEGTADATGLPDASVSAALSVNNVTLWDRPAAYAELQRVLRPGGRLVIVHHRHTMNTTPEQLHDELVKAGFEDVTLDIQGRTMGRAAVGILARRAG, from the coding sequence ATGAACTCGCTCCTACTGGCGGTCCTCGGCCCGATCTTCGGACGCCCCAGCGGCATTCCGGGGCTCATCGGAGGCGCGATCATGCAGCGCGGAAACGCCGAACAGGAGGCCTGGGCGGTCGAACAGGCCGACCTCAAGCCCGGGGACCAGGTCCTTGAGGTGGGCCCGGGTCCCGGCATCGGGCTCGCGCTGGCCGCCGAGGCGGTCGCGCCGGGCGGCCGGGCGATCGGGGTGGACCCGTCGGCCACGATGCGCTCCATGGCCCGGCAGCACTGCGCCCTGCACCTCGCCACCGGGCACGCGTCGATCAAGGAGGGCACCGCCGATGCCACCGGCCTGCCGGACGCGTCCGTGTCGGCGGCGCTCTCGGTGAACAACGTGACCCTGTGGGACCGCCCGGCGGCCTACGCCGAGCTGCAACGCGTGCTGCGCCCCGGTGGCCGCCTGGTGATCGTGCACCACCGGCACACCATGAACACCACGCCCGAACAGCTCCACGACGAGCTGGTGAAGGCCGGTTTCGAGGACGTCACCCTCGACATCCAGGGCCGCACCATGGGCCGCGCCGCAGTCGGCATCCTCGCCCGCCGGGCGGGTTAG
- a CDS encoding acyl carrier protein codes for MSGFTLTEFRKVVEACLEGADAAALDESAMDTDFGDLGYDSLVVYEIAMRVQDEYRVTIPDEAFDDLRTPAAFIAYVDAGLPADR; via the coding sequence ATGAGCGGGTTCACCCTCACCGAGTTCCGGAAGGTCGTGGAGGCGTGTCTGGAGGGGGCGGATGCCGCCGCCCTCGACGAGTCCGCCATGGACACCGACTTCGGCGACCTGGGATACGACTCCCTGGTCGTCTACGAGATCGCCATGCGGGTGCAGGACGAGTACCGGGTCACCATCCCGGACGAGGCCTTCGACGACCTGCGCACGCCGGCCGCCTTCATCGCCTACGTGGACGCCGGGCTCCCGGCGGACCGATGA
- a CDS encoding beta-ketoacyl-[acyl-carrier-protein] synthase family protein gives MSRTVAITGIGVMAPSGVGRKAFWDLLISGRTATRTITSFDPARFRSRMAAEVDFTAEQSTLTPRELRRLDRAAQLAVLSTRECLEDSGLDLDTLDPGRIGVSVGTAVGGTTSLEREYLVLSDSGRLWEVDGSYLSPHLYDAFVPSSFAAEIATMTGAEGPAAVVSTGCTSGIDAVGHARDLIVEGTVDVMIAGGTDAPVSPIAVACFDAIKATSPRNDDPEHASRPFDRTRDGFVIAEGAAMLVLEELEHARARGAHVYAVIDGHASRCNAFHMTGLKPDGREMADAITSALDEARLAPEAVDYVNAHGSGTKQNDRHETAAFKLALGEHAYRTPVSSIKSMVGHSLGAIGSIEIAACALAIEFGAVPPTANLHEADPECDLDYVPLEARPRDLGTVLTVGSGFGGFQSALVLSREPRGGRGVRV, from the coding sequence GTGAGCCGAACCGTCGCCATCACCGGCATCGGCGTGATGGCCCCCAGCGGAGTGGGCCGCAAGGCGTTCTGGGATCTGCTGATCTCCGGACGCACCGCGACCCGCACCATCACCAGTTTCGACCCCGCCCGATTCCGCTCCCGGATGGCGGCGGAGGTCGACTTCACCGCCGAGCAGAGCACCCTCACCCCCCGCGAGCTGCGGCGCCTTGACCGGGCCGCGCAGCTCGCGGTGCTGAGCACCCGGGAGTGCCTGGAGGACAGCGGGCTCGATCTCGACACCCTCGACCCCGGGCGGATCGGCGTCAGCGTCGGCACCGCGGTCGGCGGGACGACCAGCCTGGAGCGCGAGTACCTGGTGCTCAGCGACAGCGGCCGGCTGTGGGAGGTCGACGGGAGCTATCTGTCGCCCCATCTCTACGACGCCTTCGTGCCCAGCTCGTTCGCCGCCGAGATCGCCACGATGACGGGGGCGGAGGGGCCCGCGGCCGTCGTCTCGACGGGGTGCACCTCCGGCATCGACGCCGTCGGCCATGCGCGCGACCTCATCGTCGAGGGCACCGTCGACGTGATGATCGCCGGTGGCACGGACGCGCCGGTCTCCCCGATCGCGGTGGCCTGCTTCGACGCGATCAAGGCCACGTCACCGCGGAACGACGACCCGGAGCACGCCTCCCGCCCCTTCGACCGCACCCGGGACGGCTTCGTCATCGCCGAGGGCGCCGCCATGCTCGTACTGGAGGAGCTGGAGCACGCGCGGGCCAGGGGCGCCCATGTGTACGCGGTCATCGACGGACACGCCTCCCGGTGCAACGCCTTCCACATGACCGGGCTGAAGCCCGACGGACGGGAGATGGCCGACGCGATCACCAGCGCGCTCGACGAGGCGCGGCTGGCGCCGGAGGCCGTCGACTACGTCAACGCGCACGGCTCCGGCACCAAGCAGAACGACCGGCACGAGACGGCGGCCTTCAAGCTGGCGCTCGGCGAGCACGCGTACCGGACGCCGGTGAGCTCCATCAAGTCGATGGTGGGGCACTCGCTCGGCGCCATCGGCTCCATCGAGATCGCCGCCTGCGCCCTGGCGATCGAGTTCGGGGCCGTGCCGCCCACGGCGAACCTGCACGAGGCCGACCCCGAGTGCGACCTGGACTACGTGCCGCTCGAAGCCCGTCCGCGTGACCTCGGGACCGTCCTGACGGTGGGGAGCGGCTTCGGCGGGTTCCAGAGCGCCCTGGTGCTGTCGCGCGAGCCGCGGGGCGGACGGGGGGTGAGGGTGTGA
- a CDS encoding ketosynthase chain-length factor, with amino-acid sequence MTATSVTATSATGASMTEFAATESAATGAPVAGLSPGTAPPVVTGIGVVAPNGLGVQEWWDATLRGESGIRLVPGYDAARYPSPLAGVVTGFDAAAMLPGRLLPQTDRVTRLALVAAQWAIEDSGVDPAALPEYTTGVATSNATGGFEFTHREVRKLWTEGPGRVSVYESFAWFYAVNTGQISIRHGLRGPGSVIVADQAGGLDTFGQARRMLGKGAALVVSGGVESALDPWGLLSHHSGGRLSGVRDPARAYLPFDEAAAGHVPGEGGALLVVESASGAAERGARQVYGQLAGHASTFDPPPGSGRPPGLARAARLALAQAGVAPADVDVVFADAAARPALDDAEAAALAELFGPYGVPVTAPKTLTGRLTAGGPPLDVVAALLTLRHGLIPPTAHVERPVPRHRLDLVRGEPRPARVRTALVLARGQGGFNSALVVTAPPVTPGTSAATDADHGPRTEEEGTA; translated from the coding sequence GTGACCGCGACCTCCGTGACCGCGACCTCCGCGACCGGCGCCTCCATGACCGAGTTCGCTGCGACCGAGTCCGCTGCGACCGGGGCCCCCGTGGCCGGGCTCTCCCCCGGCACCGCCCCTCCGGTCGTCACCGGTATCGGTGTCGTCGCGCCGAACGGGCTCGGCGTCCAGGAGTGGTGGGACGCGACCCTGCGCGGCGAGTCCGGCATCCGGCTCGTCCCGGGCTACGACGCCGCCCGCTATCCCTCGCCGCTGGCCGGCGTGGTCACCGGCTTCGACGCGGCCGCGATGCTGCCGGGGCGGCTGCTGCCGCAGACGGACCGGGTCACACGGCTCGCGCTTGTCGCCGCGCAGTGGGCGATCGAGGACTCGGGGGTCGATCCGGCGGCGCTGCCCGAGTACACGACCGGGGTCGCCACCTCGAACGCGACCGGCGGCTTCGAGTTCACCCACCGCGAGGTCCGCAAGCTGTGGACCGAGGGGCCGGGACGGGTCAGCGTCTACGAGTCGTTCGCCTGGTTCTACGCCGTGAACACCGGCCAGATATCCATCCGGCACGGTCTGCGCGGCCCCGGCAGTGTGATCGTCGCCGACCAGGCGGGCGGTCTGGACACCTTCGGCCAGGCCCGGCGGATGCTGGGCAAGGGCGCGGCCCTGGTGGTGTCGGGCGGGGTCGAATCCGCCCTCGATCCCTGGGGGCTGCTCTCGCACCACTCCGGGGGACGGCTCTCGGGGGTGCGCGATCCGGCCCGGGCGTATCTGCCGTTCGACGAGGCCGCCGCCGGGCATGTGCCCGGGGAGGGCGGCGCGCTGCTCGTCGTGGAGAGCGCGAGCGGCGCCGCCGAGCGGGGCGCCCGACAGGTGTACGGGCAGCTGGCCGGGCACGCCTCGACCTTCGATCCGCCGCCGGGCTCCGGCCGGCCGCCGGGGCTGGCCCGGGCCGCACGGCTCGCGCTGGCCCAGGCGGGGGTGGCACCGGCGGACGTCGACGTGGTCTTCGCCGACGCTGCGGCGCGGCCGGCCCTCGACGACGCCGAGGCCGCCGCCCTGGCGGAGCTGTTCGGCCCCTACGGCGTGCCCGTCACCGCGCCCAAGACCCTGACCGGACGGCTGACCGCGGGGGGTCCGCCGCTGGACGTCGTCGCCGCGCTGCTCACCCTGCGGCACGGACTCATCCCCCCGACCGCTCATGTGGAGCGCCCCGTTCCACGGCATCGGCTCGACCTCGTACGCGGCGAGCCCCGCCCCGCCCGGGTGCGCACGGCACTCGTGCTGGCCCGTGGCCAGGGGGGCTTCAACTCGGCCCTGGTCGTCACCGCCCCGCCCGTCACGCCCGGCACGTCCGCCGCGACGGACGCGGACCACGGCCCCCGAACAGAAGAGGAAGGCACAGCGTGA
- a CDS encoding acyl carrier protein produces the protein MQFADLRSVLVECAGDLEDTDLTEAALDRLFTDLGYDSLAILETAAAVGQRYGVELRDEDVAEAVTPRAFLLLVNRSLATAAQGTPS, from the coding sequence TTGCAGTTCGCCGACCTGCGCAGCGTCCTCGTCGAGTGCGCCGGCGACCTGGAGGACACCGACCTCACCGAAGCGGCGCTCGACCGGCTCTTCACCGACCTGGGCTACGACTCGCTCGCGATCCTGGAGACCGCCGCGGCGGTCGGGCAGCGCTACGGCGTCGAGCTGCGCGACGAGGACGTGGCCGAGGCGGTGACACCGCGGGCGTTTCTGCTGCTGGTCAACCGGAGCCTGGCGACCGCGGCCCAGGGGACGCCGTCATGA
- a CDS encoding SDR family NAD(P)-dependent oxidoreductase — MTGTRAAEPGPALVTGATRGIGRSVALTLARRGHPVFLCARDADAVAAEVKRLTDLGHTAAGAACDVTDAAQVRAWVGAAVDRFGPVRVLVNNAGRSGGGPTAQLSEDLWDDVIATNLKSVFLVTREVLTTGGMTGLDSGRVISIASTGGKQGVVLGAPYSASKHGVVGFTKALGLELAKTGITVNAVCPGYVETEMAAEVRKGYAGLWETDEQTVLERFQAKIPIGRYTEPEEVAAFVGFLVGDEAAAITAQALNVCGGLGNY; from the coding sequence ATGACCGGCACCCGGGCCGCCGAGCCCGGCCCCGCCCTGGTCACCGGTGCGACCCGGGGCATCGGCCGCTCCGTGGCGCTGACGCTCGCCCGCCGGGGGCACCCGGTGTTCCTGTGCGCGCGCGACGCGGATGCCGTCGCCGCGGAGGTCAAGCGGCTCACCGACCTCGGCCACACGGCCGCGGGCGCCGCCTGCGACGTCACCGACGCGGCGCAGGTGCGCGCCTGGGTCGGGGCCGCCGTGGACCGCTTCGGTCCGGTGCGAGTCCTGGTCAACAACGCGGGCCGCAGCGGTGGCGGGCCGACGGCACAGCTGTCCGAGGACCTCTGGGACGACGTGATCGCCACCAATCTGAAGAGCGTCTTCCTGGTCACCCGCGAGGTGCTGACCACGGGCGGCATGACCGGCCTGGACAGCGGACGCGTCATCAGCATCGCCTCGACCGGCGGCAAGCAGGGGGTCGTCCTCGGCGCCCCGTACTCCGCCTCCAAGCACGGCGTGGTCGGGTTCACCAAGGCCCTCGGCCTCGAACTGGCCAAGACCGGCATCACCGTGAACGCCGTCTGCCCCGGCTATGTGGAGACGGAGATGGCGGCGGAGGTGCGCAAGGGCTACGCCGGTCTGTGGGAGACCGACGAGCAGACGGTCCTGGAGCGGTTCCAGGCGAAGATCCCGATCGGCCGCTACACGGAGCCCGAGGAGGTGGCCGCGTTCGTCGGCTTCCTCGTGGGCGACGAGGCGGCCGCCATCACCGCGCAGGCGCTCAACGTCTGCGGCGGGCTCGGAAACTACTGA